CAAGCAAGAGCAGGGCCTGGGGGGAGCGCAGCCGGGGATGGACCGCCAGGGTCAGCTCGAACGCCGTCTGCGGGGTACTCGCCGCTTCCAGCACCGCGCGCCCCTTGTCGGCGTAGCGCTCCCGCAGCACCCGCACTCGTCCGCGCCAGTCACGCATCGGGCCGTCGTGGCTACCGAGGGCGAGGGTGACGCCTTCCAACTCCTCGATGCGGTCCAGCGACGCGAGGTAGGCGCCCAGCCCCCCACCCGGCAGCATCCAGGCCGGCATCAAAGGCGGCGAGTTGCGCGGCAGGAGGTGGTCGGCGCTGAGCAGTACCTCGCCCACGCGCAAGCAGATCTGCGCGCCCTCGTGGCCGGGAGTGTGGATCACGTCGAAAAGGCCGTCGAGCCGGTCACCGTCTGTCAGGGGTGTGGTGACCTTTACCGAACTCGGAATCATCAAGTTGCCGGCGCGGCGGCGCAGGCGCTCGGCATATTCGCCCTCAGGCACACCGAGACGCCGGAGCTGGCCTTCGATGGCCGCGAGCTGGGCGGCGCGCCGGGCCTCGGGACGCTCCAGGGTGGGCACCCCTGTCGCGTGCGCCGCGACGGGCGCTGCCGTCAGCGTCCGCACGAGGGGCAGGCCGCCCACGTGGTCCGGGTGGGGGTGGGTCACGATCAGCCGGGAGAGGGTCTCCCAGGACCACGCCTCGCCGTGGTCGGTGCGGATCGCCTCCAGCGCGGAGAGCAGGCCCTGCTGGCTCGGCTCCAGGCTGCTCCCCATGTCCACGAGCGCCGAGTAGCTGGGCCGCGCGGGGTCGCCGGTCAGCACCAGAAAGGCGTTGACCGGCAGGTGCGGGAAGGCGCGCAGGGTGAGAGTGTAGAGCCGCGCGCCGCCCCCCGTGACGTGCCGCTGCACGCCGAGATGCTCGGGGACTTCAGCTTGTTCGCGCAGATCGGTCATGGGCCGAAAGGGATTGTAGGGCCGGGGCAGGCGCCTCAAGTACCGGCAAAGCCGCCCCTGCTTGGGGAACACTATTTCCCTCTCTAAAAAGCGCCGACCCAGACCGGAGCCGGGGCCGGCGCAGCGGGGCCGGTCAGACCCCCATGAGCTCCTGCACCAGCCCCCGGTTTTCCGAGAGGTGCGCGGCGTCGCCGCTGAAAGCCACGGTGCCGTGGTCGAGCACGTATACCCGGTCCGAGACCGCGAGCGCGAGGTCGAGGTTCTGCTCGGCGAGCAGGATGGTCTCGCCAGCCTCGCGAAGTTGCAGCAGCACGTCGCGCACGACCGTGACCATCAGGGGACTCAGGCCCTCGGTCGGCTCGTCGAGCAGCAGCACGCGCGGATTTTGCAGGAGTGCCCGGCCGATCGCCACCATCTGCTGCTCGCCGCCCGAGAGCGTGGTGCTCAGCGAACGCTGACGCTCTTTCAGGCGCGGAAAGGTTTCGTAGACCCGCGCGAGGGTCCACTTGCCGGGGCGCGCGGCGAGGCGCAACTCCTCGTCCACCGTCAGCTCGGCCATCACCCGCCGGCCCTGCGGCACGAGCGCCATGCCGGCGTGGCTGTGATCCGAGGGGCGCAGGTTCGTCAGGTCCCGGCCCGCGAGCGTGACAGTGCCGTGCGTCGGCTGGCGCCAGCCCATCATGGTCGTGAGCAGCGTCGTCTTGCCGGTGCCGTTGCGCCCGAGCACCGCCACCACCTCGCCGGGGCGCACCTCGAGCGACGCGCGTTCAAGCGCCACCGCGCTGCCGTACGCGGCCCCGAGGCCGTCCACCGTCAGGATCGGCGGCGCGGCGAGCTGCTCCGCCGTGACCTCGCGCCCGTGCCGTTCCAGCGCCGAGCCGACGTAGACCCGCTGCACTTCCGGGTTGGCCCGGATCTCGGCGGGGGTGCCGGTGGCGAGGAGTTCGCCGTTACTGAGCACGGTGACGTGATCGGCAAACTCCAGGCAGAAGGCCAGGTCGTGCTCGATCAGGACCGTGGTCAGCTCGCGCGGGAGGTTCAGAATCAGCTGCTGCACGTGGTCGCGCTCGTGCGCCGAGAGGCCGGCGAGCGGCTCGTCGAGCATCAGCAGGCGCGGGTCCTGGGCGAGCACCATCGCGAGTTCGAGCTGCCGCATCTCGCCGTGTGAGAGGTTGGCGGCGATCTCGTGCGCCTTGCCGAGCAGGTCCATGCGCGCGAGCGCCGCCTCGGCCTGGGCGAGCGCCGCCGTCTGGGTCCGGATGGGGTTCCACAGGTCGCGCCGCCCCGGCAGGTGGGCGAGCACCGCGAGCACTACGTTTTCGAGCACCGTGTCGCGCGTGAAGAGGCTGCTCGTCTGGAACGAGCGCGCGAACCCGAGCGCGGCCACCCTGTTGGGCGGCATGCCACCGATGCTCTGGCCGTCGAGAATCACGCGGCCCTCGCTCGGCGGGTACTCGCCGCTCACGACGCGGAAGAGCGTGCTCTTGCCCGCACCGTTGGGGCCGATCACCGCGTGGCGCCCGCCGGCGGGCACGTCGAGGCTCACGTCTTTCAGCGCCACGACGCCGCCGAAGCGCCGGGTGACGCGCTCGACCCGCAGCGGCATCCCCGAGCGGGTGGTGAGGGTCGCGGAGGCCGTCACGCGCGCCTCCTTTCGATCAGCGACCACAGCCCGCCGCGTCCGGTGAGCACGAGCACGATCAGGAGCAGGCCCACGATGCCGGCCCACAGGTCGGTCTGCGAACTCACGTAGGACTGCACGGTGATGTAAAGCACCGCCCCGATCACCGGCCCCCACAG
The genomic region above belongs to Deinococcus reticulitermitis and contains:
- a CDS encoding MBL fold metallo-hydrolase, whose translation is MTDLREQAEVPEHLGVQRHVTGGGARLYTLTLRAFPHLPVNAFLVLTGDPARPSYSALVDMGSSLEPSQQGLLSALEAIRTDHGEAWSWETLSRLIVTHPHPDHVGGLPLVRTLTAAPVAAHATGVPTLERPEARRAAQLAAIEGQLRRLGVPEGEYAERLRRRAGNLMIPSSVKVTTPLTDGDRLDGLFDVIHTPGHEGAQICLRVGEVLLSADHLLPRNSPPLMPAWMLPGGGLGAYLASLDRIEELEGVTLALGSHDGPMRDWRGRVRVLRERYADKGRAVLEAASTPQTAFELTLAVHPRLRSPQALLLLDQTAALAEYLSETGQLREERGPAGESRYTRR
- a CDS encoding ATP-binding cassette domain-containing protein codes for the protein MTASATLTTRSGMPLRVERVTRRFGGVVALKDVSLDVPAGGRHAVIGPNGAGKSTLFRVVSGEYPPSEGRVILDGQSIGGMPPNRVAALGFARSFQTSSLFTRDTVLENVVLAVLAHLPGRRDLWNPIRTQTAALAQAEAALARMDLLGKAHEIAANLSHGEMRQLELAMVLAQDPRLLMLDEPLAGLSAHERDHVQQLILNLPRELTTVLIEHDLAFCLEFADHVTVLSNGELLATGTPAEIRANPEVQRVYVGSALERHGREVTAEQLAAPPILTVDGLGAAYGSAVALERASLEVRPGEVVAVLGRNGTGKTTLLTTMMGWRQPTHGTVTLAGRDLTNLRPSDHSHAGMALVPQGRRVMAELTVDEELRLAARPGKWTLARVYETFPRLKERQRSLSTTLSGGEQQMVAIGRALLQNPRVLLLDEPTEGLSPLMVTVVRDVLLQLREAGETILLAEQNLDLALAVSDRVYVLDHGTVAFSGDAAHLSENRGLVQELMGV